The Sphaerisporangium siamense genome includes the window GCCGGGCTCGGGGCCGGGCGCGGCGTTGACCAGGCGCAGGCCGCCGGAGCCGTCCGCCTCGGCGGCGCCCCCGCCCGGGGTGACCGTCCAGGCGGACAGGTCGCCGAAGCCGCCGCCGACGCCCGTGAACGACGCGCCGGCGTCGAGCGAGGCGACCATGATGTCGGTCTGGTTGTGCTCCCAGGTCACGAAGAACCGGCCGGGGGCGTACTCGTCGGCGCTCGCGTACACGTCCCAGCCGCGGGCGGCGCCGCTGGTCAGGCGGGCGCCGTCGGCGAACAGCCGCCCCGGGCCCCACGGCGCGCCCGGCCGCTTGATCTTGTAGCAGAGGACCTCGCGGTACTGGTCGGGCTTGCTCGCGCCCGACCCCGTGAAGGGCCCGGCCATCGTGTTGTAGATCGCCAGGTAGGCGCCCGAGGAGTCCCTGGTGAGGAGCCCTTTGACGTAATAGTTGGGGATGTCCGGGTCGAAGGTCACCGGGGACCAGGTGAGGCCGCCGTCCCTGCTCGTGCAGGTGACCGCGTGCACGGCGTGGGTGCGGTAGTAGGCGTCCCGCTGGGCGGGGGAGGAGCCGCCCCTGAGGTCGAGCGGGCGGGCCGTCATGACCAGCACGCCGGGGTCGTCGTGCGAGACGACGACCTGCGGCTCCTCGATCGAGCCGACGCCGGGCGGGTTGGCGGTCAGCGCGCCCGGCCGCCAGGTGGTCAGGTCCGTCGAACGCAGCACGCCCGCGCGGTTGGCGCCGCCCGAGGACTGCCAGAACGGCAGCACCCACACCCCCTGATACCTGATCGGCTTGCCGGCGAGCACGACGCCCCGGCTGTTGGCCGGCACCTCGACGCCCACCGGGAAGTCGCGCCACGTCCGGCCCGCGTCGGTGCTCCGCTTGGCGACCATGGTCACCGGGAAGCCGTCGACGTCGCCCTCGCGATCGCGGTCGGCGGCGACGGTGATGCGGCCGAGCAGGGCGTAGAGGGTTCCCGCGTCGTTCAGGAAGATCACGTAGTGGTAGCGGTGCGTGGCGGTCGCCGCGGCGAGGGTGCCGTTCGTCCAGGTGGCGCCGCCGTCGGTGGAGCGCGCGAACAGGATGGACCCCTGGTCGGTCGCGGCCGGGTCCCGCGCGTCTCGCAGGCCCGCGCGCCAGGCGACGACCAGGGTGCGCGCGTCCGGCGCCACGATGTCGGGGACCCGGTTGCCCTCGTGGGCCAGCTCGCCGCCCGCGGAGGTGCTGACCTTGGAGTACACGACGACGGGACGGCCGACCGCCGCTCCCGCGACGTCGGCCTCCGGCCATGATCGGACGGACTGAGGGGTGTCGCCGGCGCTCATGCCTAGAGCCAACACGACCACCGGGCCCGGCGCGGGCGGACCGCCGCGCGTTAACCGGCTGTTCATGGTGATACGCCGGGATTCGTCCGGTCTTGGGCTGCGAGGTCGGCTCAGTCGGGCTGCTCCCCACGGGGGTGGGTGCGGGATCGGTAAGGATGGAGACGTGCAGCTTCGCCCGATCACTTTCGAAGGGCTCGTCGAGGAACTGGCCGACCGCGTCGCGCGCGCGCCCGGACGGACGCGCGTGGCGCTGGACGGCGCGCCGGCGGCCCGGCCCGAGGCGCTGGCGGACGCGCTGGTGGGGCCGTTGCGCCTGCGGGGGCGCGAGGTCGTGCGGGTGTCCGCGTCCGACTTCCTGCGCCCGGCCTCGCTCCGCTTCGAGTACGGCCGCACCAACCCGGACGCCTTCTACGAGGACTGGCTGGACCAGGGGGCGCTCGCCCGCGAGGTGCTCGGCCCGCTGGAGCCGGGCGGGTCCGGCAAGATCCTGCCGACCCTCTGGAACAGCGCGACCGACCGGGCCACCCGCGCCCCGTACGTCACCGTCCCGCCGCACGGCGTCCTGGTCATGGACGGCGTGCTGCTGCTCGGCCGCGGGCTGCCCTTCGACCTCGCCGTGCACCTGTGGCTCACGCCGGGCGCGCTCGCCCGCCGCACGCCCGGGGACCGGCGCTGGACCCTGCCCGCGTACGCCCGGTACGAGGAGGAGACCGGGCCGCGCGATCTCGCCGACGTGGTCGTCCGCGTCGACGATCCCCGGCACCCGGCGATCGTCGTCGGCTGACCGCCGGAGACCGGCCGGGCATACATGAGGCCTCACATGCCGTTTGACCTGGTAAGACGCTTTTCTCCGGATGAGACGTGGGGTCGGCGAAATGTGCGGAATCTGCGGATGGGTGGGCTACGACAGGGACCTGACCGAGTCGCGGGACACCCTGCGAGGCATGACGGAGCAGATGGCCTGCCGGGGCCCGGACGACGAGGGAATGTGGCTCTCGCCACACGGCGCCGTCGGCCACCGGCGGCTGGCGATCATCGACATCGAGGGCGGACGCCAGCCGATGATCGCCGACGAGGACGGCGGCGAGCCGGTCGTGCTCACCTACAGCGGCGAGGTCTACAACTTCACGGAACTACGCGAGGAGCTGGAGGAGCTGGGCCACCGCTTCCGCACCCGCAGCGACACCGAGGTCGTCATCCGGGCCTACCTGGAATGGGGCCCCGGGTTCGCCGCCCGGCTGAACGGCATGTACGCCATGGGCATCTGGGACACCCGCACCGAGCAGATGCTGCTGGTCCGCGACCGGATGGGCATCAAGCCGCTCTACTACTACCCGACCCCCGACGGCGTGCTGTTCGGGTCCGAGCCCAAGGCCATCCTCGCCAACCCCCTGTGCCGCCCGGCCGTCGACGCCGACGGCCTGCGCGAGCTGCTCTCCTTCGTCAAGACGCCCGAGCACGGCATCTACCAGGGCATGTACGAGGTGCGCCCCGGATCGGTCGTCACCGTCGGACGCCACGGTGTGGCCAAGGAGCGGTACTGGCGGCTGGAGTCCCGCGAGCACACCGACGACGTGGAGGCGACCGTCGCCACCGTCAGAGGGCTGCTGGACGACATCGTCGAGCGTCAGCTCATCTCCGACGTCCCGCTGTGCACGCTGCTGTCGGGCGGCCTGGACTCCAGCGCGGTCACCGCGCTCGCCGCCAACGCCCTGCACCGGTACGACGAGGGCAAACTGCGCTCGTTCGCCGTCGACTTCGTCGGCTACGCCGAGAACTTCAGCCCCGACGCGATGCGCGACGCCCCCGACACGCCGTTCGTCCACGACCTCGTACGGCACCTCGGGGAGCTCGGCGT containing:
- a CDS encoding sialidase family protein, coding for MSAGDTPQSVRSWPEADVAGAAVGRPVVVYSKVSTSAGGELAHEGNRVPDIVAPDARTLVVAWRAGLRDARDPAATDQGSILFARSTDGGATWTNGTLAAATATHRYHYVIFLNDAGTLYALLGRITVAADRDREGDVDGFPVTMVAKRSTDAGRTWRDFPVGVEVPANSRGVVLAGKPIRYQGVWVLPFWQSSGGANRAGVLRSTDLTTWRPGALTANPPGVGSIEEPQVVVSHDDPGVLVMTARPLDLRGGSSPAQRDAYYRTHAVHAVTCTSRDGGLTWSPVTFDPDIPNYYVKGLLTRDSSGAYLAIYNTMAGPFTGSGASKPDQYREVLCYKIKRPGAPWGPGRLFADGARLTSGAARGWDVYASADEYAPGRFFVTWEHNQTDIMVASLDAGASFTGVGGGFGDLSAWTVTPGGGAAEADGSGGLRLVNAAPGPEPGFSGVSQPYGPAGAFAASIKARVAGHGALDPTTGAGAGTALKVATGARRLMLALQADGVYSFAQGTPGWTRVHATEIDTAASHTWQVTVGAAGEAVLYRDGAQTPARWVVAASRESPQVSVWCSGTAARPAEALVEAVEVVDVLAAGSWDSFAGWTLNGAGGAAEVVGGALRLRSATARGSSASVGLDVALGCDFTLEFRGRVDDDSALDPDGGEGVSLGAKVANGHRRLMLTVQRGGVWSMRKGSRVWERVHATATAAAPATWRVTVGSSGVARLYRDGADTGATWVVQDSRESPQVTHWVTGTSGGNAAQCRVEWTRVTATPPGA
- a CDS encoding uridine kinase, which gives rise to MQLRPITFEGLVEELADRVARAPGRTRVALDGAPAARPEALADALVGPLRLRGREVVRVSASDFLRPASLRFEYGRTNPDAFYEDWLDQGALAREVLGPLEPGGSGKILPTLWNSATDRATRAPYVTVPPHGVLVMDGVLLLGRGLPFDLAVHLWLTPGALARRTPGDRRWTLPAYARYEEETGPRDLADVVVRVDDPRHPAIVVG
- the asnB gene encoding asparagine synthase (glutamine-hydrolyzing), translating into MCGICGWVGYDRDLTESRDTLRGMTEQMACRGPDDEGMWLSPHGAVGHRRLAIIDIEGGRQPMIADEDGGEPVVLTYSGEVYNFTELREELEELGHRFRTRSDTEVVIRAYLEWGPGFAARLNGMYAMGIWDTRTEQMLLVRDRMGIKPLYYYPTPDGVLFGSEPKAILANPLCRPAVDADGLRELLSFVKTPEHGIYQGMYEVRPGSVVTVGRHGVAKERYWRLESREHTDDVEATVATVRGLLDDIVERQLISDVPLCTLLSGGLDSSAVTALAANALHRYDEGKLRSFAVDFVGYAENFSPDAMRDAPDTPFVHDLVRHLGELGVEHADIILDSGDLMDREVRSAVLRARDMPTGIGDMDSSLYLLFKAIRGHSTVALSGESADEVFGGYRWFHDPQAVHSGTFPWLAEGSGHRFSALEDVLRPELARELDVPGYRAARYRQALDEVPRLPGETGLEARMREISYLHLTRFVQILLDRKDRMSMAVGLEVRVPFCDHRLVEYVFNAPWAMKTFDGREKSLLRAAVRDVLPASVLERRKSPYPSTQDPAYEKALRDRTARVLSGHVAAERLVDVGKVRAMLEAPQDEVSRHDVRGALEGFLQFNAWLARYGVRVDL